From one Lactiplantibacillus paraplantarum genomic stretch:
- a CDS encoding LCP family protein, which yields MSENNNDNEMGPRQRRYREQQQRNPHLKPHKKRPWLITLLIVVALLIISGGWWGYKTWNAAKDTMNTTYQSTGSAKLRNVDAVIKKGKPFSILLLGTDTGALGRGKDFSARTDTMIVATINPKKESMTLTSIPRDTQVLIDGQSQKINAAYTIGGASGAVKSVEKLLDVPIDFYVLLNMGGLKQIINAMGGVTVTPKLTFKYGNANVKKGVKIKLNGAAALDYSRMRYDDPQGDYGRQKRQRQVIMAMVSQSNSLGSIANIEKITKKLAKNMRTDLTWNDMVALDTKYKNASHHAKSYTVQGTDATIDGLSYQVASSSERYKNSKRIRKALGLSNSNITESLFAETASVTTSNSSSSSSSSSTSTTSDTTTYDTSTSQDTTTYGTSTTQDTTTQDQTTTNQY from the coding sequence ATGTCAGAAAATAACAATGATAATGAAATGGGACCACGCCAACGCCGCTACCGTGAACAACAACAGCGTAATCCACATTTGAAACCACACAAAAAACGTCCTTGGTTAATTACTTTACTAATCGTCGTTGCCCTACTGATCATCAGTGGTGGCTGGTGGGGTTACAAGACCTGGAATGCCGCTAAGGACACCATGAATACGACTTACCAATCAACTGGTTCCGCCAAACTCCGTAATGTTGACGCCGTCATTAAGAAAGGGAAACCGTTCTCGATTCTATTACTGGGGACTGATACTGGTGCCCTTGGTCGTGGTAAAGATTTCTCGGCACGAACTGATACCATGATCGTTGCGACGATTAACCCTAAAAAGGAAAGCATGACGCTAACTAGTATTCCTCGCGATACGCAAGTCTTGATTGATGGCCAATCACAGAAAATCAATGCTGCCTATACCATTGGTGGCGCTAGTGGTGCCGTTAAGTCAGTCGAAAAGTTGCTCGACGTCCCTATCGATTTTTACGTTCTACTGAATATGGGCGGACTAAAGCAAATTATTAATGCAATGGGTGGCGTGACCGTCACACCGAAACTGACCTTCAAATATGGTAATGCCAACGTTAAGAAGGGCGTTAAGATCAAGCTTAACGGTGCGGCAGCGCTAGACTACTCGCGGATGCGTTACGACGATCCACAAGGTGACTACGGCCGTCAAAAACGTCAGCGTCAAGTCATCATGGCGATGGTTAGTCAATCTAACTCACTTGGTTCAATTGCCAATATAGAAAAGATAACGAAAAAACTCGCTAAGAATATGCGGACCGACCTAACATGGAACGATATGGTCGCACTCGATACGAAGTACAAGAATGCGTCACACCATGCGAAATCATACACTGTTCAAGGAACTGACGCGACAATCGATGGTTTATCTTACCAAGTGGCCTCGTCGTCGGAACGTTACAAGAATTCAAAACGGATTCGTAAGGCATTGGGGCTCTCCAACAGTAATATAACTGAGTCGCTCTTTGCTGAGACAGCATCTGTCACTACTAGTAATTCGAGCTCAAGTTCAAGCTCATCGAGCACCTCGACAACTAGTGACACAACGACCTATGATACTAGTACGTCTCAGGACACAACCACTTATGGAACCAGCACTACTCAAGATACAACAACACAAGATCAAACCACAACTAATCAGTATTAA
- a CDS encoding AEC family transporter, with protein sequence MQILETFVQSIQGVMTIIVMIAVGYLLARWGWFNEGATKLIARLVTQIALPAYMIATITKQFTAHKLLSTLPGLRFPVLNMAILFGISFGVMRALNIKKSHRGLFASMFLNSNTVFIGLPVNQALFGNSALPYVLVYYMANTTIFWTLGVYLIQRDGTGTAKFDLKQTLTKIFSPPLLGFMIGVLLVLGNIHVPNFLMDDFSYIGGLTIPLSMIFIGISMANAGLSSMRFDRDSLGILLGRFILAPVLMTLMLIPMSIPLEMKQVFILQSAMPVMTNAPVVSKLYGADADYAAVMVTETTLLSLIVIPILMVIVQSNFIR encoded by the coding sequence GTGCAAATTTTAGAGACATTCGTGCAGAGTATTCAAGGTGTCATGACGATTATCGTGATGATTGCGGTCGGGTACTTATTAGCACGCTGGGGTTGGTTTAATGAAGGTGCGACTAAGTTGATCGCCCGCTTAGTCACTCAAATTGCGTTGCCAGCATACATGATTGCGACGATTACGAAGCAGTTTACGGCACATAAATTATTATCAACGTTGCCGGGACTCCGGTTTCCGGTTCTGAATATGGCGATCTTGTTTGGAATCTCATTCGGTGTGATGCGGGCCTTAAATATTAAAAAAAGTCATCGGGGACTTTTTGCATCGATGTTTTTAAACTCCAATACGGTTTTTATCGGCTTACCCGTCAATCAAGCGTTATTCGGCAACAGTGCCTTACCGTATGTTCTGGTCTATTACATGGCGAATACGACTATTTTTTGGACACTAGGTGTTTATTTGATCCAACGAGATGGTACTGGGACCGCCAAGTTTGATTTGAAGCAGACGCTAACTAAAATATTTTCACCACCGTTACTGGGCTTTATGATTGGTGTCTTATTAGTGCTAGGTAATATCCACGTTCCTAACTTTTTAATGGATGATTTCTCGTACATCGGTGGATTAACCATTCCACTTTCAATGATTTTTATTGGAATTTCGATGGCTAATGCGGGGTTAAGCAGTATGCGTTTTGACCGTGATAGTTTAGGAATCTTACTGGGGCGGTTTATTCTAGCCCCCGTGCTGATGACGCTTATGCTTATTCCAATGTCGATCCCATTAGAAATGAAACAAGTTTTTATCCTACAGTCAGCGATGCCAGTTATGACTAATGCACCGGTCGTCTCTAAGCTATATGGTGCGGATGCCGATTATGCGGCGGTTATGGTGACTGAGACCACTTTGTTGAGCCTGATTGTCATTCCGATTTTGATGGTGATTGTGCAATCCAACTTTATTCGTTGA
- a CDS encoding DMT family transporter, whose protein sequence is MKKAYLYIAISTLMFSSMEIALKMAGSAFNPIQLNLIRFFIGAIVLLPFALRALKQTGRKLVSADWRLFALTGLVCVIVSMSLYQLAITVDQASTVAVLFSCNPVFALLFSYLILRERLGRANLISVVISVIGLLIIVNPAHLTNGLGLLLAIGSAVTFGLYSIISRYGSVKRGLNGLTMTCFTFFAGAFELLILAWITKIPAVAQGLTTIGLHQFAAIPILVNVNLNYFWLLFFIGVCVTGGGFAFYFLAMEQTDVSTASLVFFIKPGLAPILAALILHEQILWTTVVGIVVILIGSVVTFVGNRFRERDTMGATQPTATVTDDEHVTATAHAVSNQEN, encoded by the coding sequence GTGAAGAAAGCATATCTTTACATTGCAATTTCGACCCTAATGTTTAGTTCGATGGAAATTGCGCTAAAGATGGCCGGCAGTGCCTTTAATCCAATTCAATTGAATCTCATTCGGTTTTTTATTGGGGCAATCGTGTTACTGCCATTTGCATTGCGAGCGTTAAAGCAAACTGGGCGAAAGTTAGTTAGTGCTGACTGGCGACTATTTGCGTTAACCGGGCTAGTGTGTGTCATTGTCAGTATGTCGCTTTACCAACTGGCGATTACGGTCGATCAAGCCTCGACTGTAGCTGTGTTGTTTAGTTGTAATCCGGTATTTGCACTATTATTCTCCTATTTAATTCTGCGAGAACGGTTGGGCCGGGCTAACTTGATTTCCGTTGTTATTTCTGTGATTGGATTACTGATTATTGTTAACCCAGCTCATTTAACGAACGGTCTGGGGTTGCTACTCGCCATTGGCTCAGCTGTGACATTTGGATTATACAGCATCATCTCTCGTTATGGATCCGTAAAACGTGGCTTGAATGGGCTGACGATGACTTGCTTTACTTTTTTCGCTGGTGCGTTTGAACTTTTAATTTTGGCTTGGATTACTAAGATTCCGGCTGTAGCTCAAGGATTGACGACAATTGGATTGCATCAATTTGCTGCAATTCCCATTTTGGTTAACGTTAATCTTAATTATTTTTGGTTGCTATTTTTCATTGGCGTTTGTGTCACTGGTGGGGGCTTTGCGTTTTATTTCTTAGCAATGGAACAAACTGATGTGTCAACGGCTTCATTAGTGTTTTTCATCAAACCAGGGTTGGCACCTATCTTAGCTGCTTTGATTTTACATGAACAAATCTTATGGACGACAGTGGTCGGAATCGTTGTCATTTTGATTGGGTCGGTTGTGACCTTTGTTGGTAATCGGTTCCGTGAACGGGATACAATGGGGGCGACTCAGCCAACAGCGACCGTTACTGATGACGAGCACGTCACCGCAACTGCCCACGCAGTTTCAAATCAAGAAAATTAA
- a CDS encoding 2,3-bisphosphoglycerate-dependent phosphoglycerate mutase: MTELVLVRHGESTANRDNTYTGWSDVPLTTAGIAQAHQAGKRLRATGLQFGAVHTSVLKRAIVTANIMLAEIDQLWLPEYKTWRLNERHYGALRGQNKDTTRQEYGKAQVQQWRRSFNTVPPLLAPAELDHDRRYTKYGAAVEPRGESLKMAYDRIMPYWIDEIAPRLLAGQNQLVVAHGSTLRAMIKYLEHISDAGIDGVEVANGVPICYHLDSRLGVTGKDEY; the protein is encoded by the coding sequence ATGACAGAACTAGTATTGGTTCGCCATGGTGAGAGCACGGCTAACCGGGATAATACGTATACCGGTTGGAGTGATGTGCCGTTAACGACGGCGGGAATCGCACAAGCCCATCAAGCTGGCAAGCGATTACGAGCGACGGGCCTACAGTTTGGCGCCGTGCACACCTCGGTCCTAAAACGGGCCATCGTTACTGCAAATATTATGTTGGCCGAAATTGACCAGTTGTGGTTGCCAGAGTATAAGACGTGGCGCTTGAATGAGCGGCATTATGGTGCCTTACGTGGTCAAAATAAGGATACGACGCGCCAAGAGTATGGTAAAGCCCAGGTACAACAGTGGCGGCGCAGCTTTAATACAGTCCCGCCGTTATTGGCACCAGCTGAGCTGGACCACGATCGTCGCTATACCAAGTATGGTGCAGCGGTCGAACCGCGGGGGGAAAGTCTGAAGATGGCTTACGATCGGATCATGCCCTACTGGATTGATGAGATAGCCCCCCGATTATTAGCTGGACAAAATCAGTTAGTGGTGGCGCACGGCAGCACGCTGCGGGCTATGATTAAATATTTGGAACATATTAGCGATGCTGGTATTGATGGTGTTGAAGTAGCAAATGGGGTGCCTATTTGTTATCACCTTGATTCACGGCTTGGCGTGACTGGTAAGGATGAGTATTAA
- a CDS encoding matrixin family metalloprotease, with translation MMKRKNLLLLIIISLGLCGVLLMLEPQISTWINTHTLQVEADKTTNRDTIHDQVYYNDQMDNYQYNYLDNGTKVLNYKARFKSRVITYRITSDSKVYRAIWLRAVERWNNTNTVKLVEVKGQTKAQITLGESEDETGTTGSEIGRTWRTYYHSGSQSTTWMDSAKCVIYTNRFPDSNHSVEYKLSVATHELGHALGLEHEDNKSAVMYYQSHRAAHITTREISTLKQMYK, from the coding sequence ATAATGAAGCGTAAAAATTTATTATTACTAATTATAATAAGCCTAGGCCTCTGTGGCGTATTGTTAATGTTGGAGCCCCAAATCAGTACTTGGATCAATACGCATACACTGCAAGTCGAAGCGGACAAAACGACTAATCGTGACACAATCCATGATCAAGTCTATTACAATGATCAAATGGATAATTATCAATACAATTATTTAGACAATGGCACTAAAGTCTTGAACTACAAGGCCCGTTTTAAGAGTCGGGTCATTACGTATCGAATCACGAGTGACAGCAAGGTTTATCGGGCAATTTGGTTAAGGGCCGTGGAACGATGGAACAATACTAATACTGTCAAGTTGGTTGAAGTCAAAGGCCAAACGAAGGCGCAAATTACGTTAGGCGAAAGTGAAGACGAGACGGGGACGACTGGGTCTGAGATTGGGCGTACGTGGCGTACTTACTATCATAGCGGTTCTCAGAGTACAACTTGGATGGATAGTGCTAAGTGTGTGATTTATACGAATCGTTTTCCGGACAGCAATCATTCGGTCGAGTATAAGTTATCGGTTGCGACACATGAACTTGGACACGCGTTGGGATTGGAGCACGAAGATAATAAAAGTGCAGTGATGTATTATCAATCACACCGGGCTGCTCATATCACAACCCGTGAAATTAGTACGCTTAAGCAGATGTATAAATAA
- a CDS encoding aminopeptidase C: MSKAISMNQIANFQADLDQRPEAKVIERSVTKNGILASSQDIQAMSQTTPVFSIDLDTGDVANQKQSGRCWMFAALNTMRHSLAEKFNLKHFELSQNYTFFWDKFEKANYFYENVLATADQPTSSRKVAWLMTTPQQDGGQWDMLVAIIQKYGIVPKSVMPETYNSSKSAEINSTLNLKLRKDAVELRELVAAGTSDADIQARKEKMLNEVYRMLAYAFGEPVSHFDWEYRDDKKQYHIDQDLTPQSFFEKYVGWNLDDYVSIINAPTDDKPYNHTYTIEMLGNVLGGREVKHLNVSMADFKQLAIKQLQAGQSVWFGCDVGQSSDRQKGVMATDVYNKDELFDVDLAMSKAERLDYGESLMTHAMVITGVDLVDGQPTKWKVENSWGDKVGTKGFFVMSDAWMDEYCYQVVVNKEFLSDDLKAAQAEEPTVLAPWDPMGALA; encoded by the coding sequence TTGAGTAAAGCAATCAGTATGAACCAAATCGCCAACTTCCAAGCCGACTTGGATCAACGTCCAGAAGCAAAAGTCATCGAACGTAGTGTTACTAAAAACGGTATCTTAGCAAGCAGTCAAGATATTCAAGCAATGAGCCAAACCACCCCTGTATTTTCAATTGATTTAGATACGGGCGATGTCGCGAATCAAAAACAAAGTGGTCGTTGCTGGATGTTTGCTGCTTTAAATACCATGCGGCACTCATTAGCTGAAAAATTTAACTTAAAACATTTTGAACTATCGCAGAATTACACCTTTTTCTGGGATAAGTTCGAAAAAGCCAATTACTTCTATGAAAACGTCTTAGCAACCGCAGACCAACCAACCAGTAGCCGAAAAGTCGCTTGGTTAATGACGACCCCACAACAAGATGGTGGTCAGTGGGATATGCTCGTTGCCATTATTCAGAAGTACGGGATCGTGCCCAAGAGTGTGATGCCTGAAACTTACAACAGCTCAAAATCCGCAGAAATCAACAGCACACTTAACTTAAAGTTACGTAAAGATGCCGTTGAACTACGTGAACTAGTCGCCGCCGGAACTAGCGACGCTGACATTCAGGCGCGGAAGGAAAAGATGCTAAACGAAGTCTACCGGATGTTGGCTTACGCCTTTGGTGAACCAGTTTCGCATTTTGACTGGGAATACCGTGATGATAAGAAGCAATATCATATCGACCAAGACTTAACACCCCAAAGCTTCTTCGAAAAGTACGTTGGTTGGAACTTAGACGACTACGTTTCCATCATCAACGCCCCAACTGATGATAAGCCTTATAACCACACTTACACGATCGAAATGCTAGGCAATGTTTTAGGCGGCCGCGAAGTTAAACATTTGAACGTCTCAATGGCTGACTTTAAGCAACTTGCTATTAAACAATTACAGGCTGGCCAAAGTGTCTGGTTTGGGTGTGATGTTGGTCAATCCTCTGATCGGCAAAAAGGTGTCATGGCAACCGATGTCTATAATAAGGATGAATTATTCGACGTTGACTTAGCAATGTCGAAAGCCGAACGTCTGGATTATGGTGAAAGTTTGATGACCCATGCTATGGTTATCACCGGTGTTGACTTGGTTGACGGCCAACCAACGAAATGGAAGGTCGAAAATAGCTGGGGCGATAAAGTTGGGACTAAGGGTTTCTTCGTCATGAGCGATGCTTGGATGGATGAATATTGCTACCAAGTCGTCGTCAATAAAGAATTCTTATCTGATGATTTAAAAGCTGCTCAAGCTGAAGAACCAACTGTCTTAGCACCTTGGGATCCAATGGGCGCTTTAGCTTAA
- the rpiA gene encoding ribose-5-phosphate isomerase RpiA produces the protein MNQDQLKQLVGQKAVEYIHDGMQVGLGTGSTVKFMVDALGERVKNEHLNIVGVSTSDRTAAQAKALGIPMKSVDEVDHLDLTIDGADEIADDFQGVKGGGAALLFEKIVAINSDKVMWIVDESKMVHQLGAFGLPVEVIPYGSQHVFEKMAARGYNPVFRKVNGELVRTDSNNIIIDLHIDPITDPHALAEDLIHMVGVVEHGLFLNMVNTVIIGHADGPEVIEARP, from the coding sequence ATGAATCAGGATCAGTTGAAACAACTTGTTGGTCAAAAGGCCGTTGAATACATTCATGACGGCATGCAGGTCGGCCTTGGAACCGGCTCAACCGTTAAATTCATGGTTGATGCCCTAGGTGAACGGGTTAAAAATGAACATTTGAATATTGTGGGCGTCTCAACGTCTGACCGCACGGCTGCTCAAGCCAAAGCATTAGGCATTCCAATGAAGTCCGTTGATGAAGTTGATCATCTCGACTTAACGATCGACGGGGCCGATGAAATCGCCGATGATTTCCAAGGCGTTAAGGGGGGCGGGGCCGCGCTACTCTTCGAAAAAATTGTGGCCATTAATTCCGATAAGGTGATGTGGATCGTTGATGAAAGTAAAATGGTCCATCAGTTGGGCGCTTTTGGCTTACCCGTTGAAGTGATCCCTTATGGTAGCCAGCACGTCTTTGAAAAAATGGCTGCTCGCGGCTACAATCCTGTTTTCCGCAAAGTTAATGGTGAACTGGTTCGAACCGATTCTAATAATATTATCATTGACTTGCATATTGATCCGATTACCGATCCCCATGCTTTAGCTGAAGATTTAATTCACATGGTCGGGGTGGTCGAACACGGCCTATTTTTAAACATGGTCAACACTGTCATCATCGGTCATGCCGACGGTCCCGAGGTTATCGAAGCCCGCCCTTAG
- a CDS encoding GNAT family N-acetyltransferase, translated as MEFTREAPRFYFNDDQGKLAGEITFPAINDDQTWVIEHTFVRDDFGHQGLAGQLTKAVIDAARVEHKHIQPLCTYAKAYFDRHPEAADVLVTSSQSKE; from the coding sequence ATGGAATTCACGCGTGAAGCACCCCGCTTTTATTTTAATGACGATCAAGGTAAACTGGCCGGTGAAATTACGTTTCCAGCCATCAATGATGATCAGACTTGGGTGATCGAGCACACTTTTGTTCGCGATGATTTTGGTCACCAAGGCTTAGCAGGTCAGCTGACCAAGGCTGTCATCGATGCTGCTCGGGTTGAACACAAACACATTCAACCACTCTGCACCTACGCTAAGGCTTACTTTGATCGGCACCCTGAAGCTGCCGATGTTTTAGTTACTAGTTCTCAATCAAAGGAGTAA
- a CDS encoding trimetaphosphatase: protein MARGFEIVSQYAQAGLHVPYRTTKQAAGYDFEAAEDFTLPSIWKMNFVKVLWQLHHGETSSATDLDAAAKVLKPWLVPTGIKAFMNDGEYLLLANRSSNPLKRNLILPNGIGVIDADYYNNPKNEGAIFVQLINMGIRDIHIKKGERIAQGIFTPYLTVTDETDVTTTRSGGFGSTNK from the coding sequence ATGGCACGGGGATTTGAAATTGTGAGTCAATATGCACAGGCGGGGTTACATGTGCCGTACCGGACGACCAAGCAGGCGGCTGGCTATGACTTTGAAGCAGCTGAAGATTTTACACTACCATCAATTTGGAAAATGAATTTTGTTAAAGTACTTTGGCAATTACATCATGGTGAGACAAGTTCGGCAACTGATCTGGACGCAGCGGCTAAAGTACTTAAGCCATGGCTAGTGCCAACTGGAATCAAAGCATTCATGAATGACGGTGAGTATTTGTTATTAGCTAACCGATCCAGTAACCCTTTAAAGCGTAACTTGATCCTACCTAATGGGATTGGTGTGATTGATGCGGATTATTACAATAATCCTAAAAATGAGGGGGCAATTTTTGTCCAATTAATTAACATGGGGATTCGGGATATCCACATCAAAAAAGGTGAGCGTATTGCGCAAGGTATTTTTACGCCTTATCTGACCGTCACTGATGAAACGGATGTGACAACAACCCGTTCAGGTGGCTTTGGCTCGACCAATAAATAA
- the radA gene encoding DNA repair protein RadA, giving the protein MAKAKTQFVCSNCGYSTPRYLGRCPNCGEWNTLTEEHFDTKPDRKSRVSFAGKSAKPQRLKEVSLTKTPRVKTKLKEFNRVLGGGVVPGSLVLIGGDPGIGKSTLLLQVSGQLAETGGSVLYVTGEESASQVKMRADRLAVSSEDFYLYPETDMSNIRSTIESTHPEFVVIDSVQTMQEPDMDSAIGSVSQIREITAELLQIAKTNGITIFIVGHVTKGGAIAGPKILEHMVDTVLYFEGDLHHTYRILRAVKNRFGSTNELGIFEMRTGGLYEVANPSEIFLEERLKDATGSAIVVSMEGTRPILVEVQALVTPTVFGNAKRTASGLDHNRVSLIMAVLEKRASLMLQNQDAYLKAAGGVKLDEPAIDLAIAISVASSYRDQQTRPSDCFVGEVGLTGEIRRVNRIESRVGEAAKLGFKRVFIPKNNLQGWDIPTGIEVIGVATLKEALQLALQQPNY; this is encoded by the coding sequence GTGGCAAAAGCAAAAACGCAGTTTGTTTGTTCCAACTGCGGCTATTCGACACCACGGTACTTAGGGCGGTGTCCGAACTGTGGTGAATGGAATACATTAACTGAAGAACATTTTGATACGAAGCCGGATCGCAAGTCCCGCGTGAGCTTTGCTGGTAAGTCGGCTAAGCCACAACGACTTAAAGAAGTTTCGTTGACAAAGACGCCCCGAGTCAAGACTAAGTTAAAAGAATTTAACCGGGTCTTGGGTGGCGGAGTCGTACCGGGGTCACTTGTTTTAATCGGTGGTGATCCTGGAATTGGAAAGTCAACGTTGTTACTGCAAGTTTCTGGGCAATTGGCCGAGACGGGTGGCTCTGTGTTGTACGTGACTGGTGAAGAAAGTGCCTCACAAGTTAAGATGCGGGCGGACCGGTTGGCTGTTAGCAGCGAAGATTTTTATCTTTATCCTGAGACTGATATGTCGAATATTCGTTCAACGATTGAATCGACGCATCCAGAATTTGTGGTCATTGATTCGGTGCAAACGATGCAAGAACCTGATATGGACTCGGCAATTGGTTCGGTGTCACAAATTCGTGAGATTACGGCCGAGTTACTTCAGATTGCAAAGACTAACGGCATCACTATTTTTATTGTCGGGCATGTGACTAAGGGCGGGGCCATTGCTGGGCCTAAGATCTTAGAACATATGGTTGATACCGTTTTGTACTTTGAAGGTGATTTACACCATACGTACCGCATTTTACGGGCAGTCAAGAATCGATTCGGGTCAACGAATGAACTGGGGATTTTTGAAATGCGGACGGGTGGTTTATATGAAGTGGCCAATCCGTCAGAGATCTTCTTGGAAGAACGTCTGAAGGATGCCACGGGTTCCGCCATTGTTGTTTCAATGGAAGGGACGCGACCAATCTTAGTAGAAGTTCAAGCGCTGGTCACACCAACGGTCTTTGGTAATGCGAAGCGGACGGCGAGTGGCTTAGATCATAATCGGGTTTCGCTAATTATGGCGGTACTGGAAAAACGGGCTAGTCTGATGTTGCAAAATCAAGACGCGTACTTAAAAGCGGCTGGTGGGGTCAAGTTGGATGAACCGGCAATTGACTTGGCGATTGCCATCAGTGTGGCTTCTAGTTATCGGGACCAGCAAACTCGCCCAAGTGACTGTTTTGTTGGTGAAGTGGGCTTGACTGGTGAAATTCGTCGAGTTAACCGAATTGAGTCACGGGTTGGTGAAGCAGCCAAACTTGGATTTAAGCGAGTCTTTATTCCAAAGAATAATCTACAAGGCTGGGATATACCAACCGGGATTGAAGTAATTGGGGTCGCAACGTTAAAAGAAGCACTCCAATTAGCATTACAACAACCAAATTATTAA
- a CDS encoding PIN/TRAM domain-containing protein: protein MKKLTVRLVFIVVGGTLGLTYLPFLWAMILSQPNVLLNNVFTNFLLGALLLWVLSLFLANAAVRLVDRVEKNLSKQNPMTLLFGSIGFIIGLLIAVLISQLFNRSPLFLLNTVVPIILMLFFGYIGARVGTTRIDEWRKVFNFRRREKEASPEITDAQPDQNYHHYKILDTNILIDGRIYDLVKTGFLEGTLLVPNFVLYELQYIADSADSIKRVRGRRGLDILNKLQNENIIPVEMYEGDFEDIPEVDSKLIQLAKKVNGVIVTNDYNLNKVIEFQNVQVLNINQLAKSLKPRVIPGEEMNVMVVKNGSERQQGVGYLDDGTMVVVEDGKFYINEKVDVVVTSALQTDAGRMIFARLAHANRGIPDHAEDSNKHNNNHNNNRNNRR, encoded by the coding sequence ATGAAGAAGTTAACGGTGCGACTAGTATTTATCGTTGTGGGGGGCACGCTGGGATTAACCTACCTGCCATTCTTATGGGCGATGATTTTGTCGCAACCAAATGTGTTGTTGAACAACGTTTTCACCAACTTTTTGTTGGGAGCGTTGCTTTTATGGGTTCTGTCATTGTTCTTAGCAAACGCTGCTGTACGGTTAGTAGATCGGGTTGAGAAGAACTTGTCCAAGCAAAATCCAATGACACTTTTATTTGGCAGTATTGGATTTATTATTGGGTTATTGATCGCGGTTCTGATTTCGCAATTATTTAATCGTAGTCCATTATTCTTATTGAACACGGTCGTCCCAATTATTTTGATGTTGTTCTTTGGTTACATCGGTGCTCGAGTCGGTACGACCCGAATCGATGAATGGCGGAAAGTATTTAACTTCCGTCGTCGTGAAAAGGAAGCGAGTCCGGAAATTACGGATGCTCAGCCAGATCAAAATTATCATCATTATAAGATCTTGGATACAAACATTTTGATTGACGGGCGCATTTATGACTTGGTCAAGACTGGTTTTCTAGAAGGGACGTTATTAGTACCGAACTTTGTCTTGTATGAATTACAGTACATTGCGGATTCGGCCGACAGTATCAAACGTGTCCGTGGACGGCGCGGGTTGGACATTTTAAATAAGTTACAAAATGAAAATATTATTCCGGTGGAAATGTACGAGGGCGACTTCGAAGATATTCCAGAAGTTGACAGTAAGCTCATTCAATTAGCCAAAAAAGTTAATGGGGTGATTGTCACGAATGATTACAACTTGAACAAAGTGATTGAATTCCAAAATGTCCAAGTTCTTAATATTAATCAGCTGGCCAAATCATTGAAGCCACGAGTAATTCCAGGTGAAGAAATGAATGTCATGGTCGTTAAAAATGGTAGTGAGCGCCAACAAGGGGTCGGCTATTTAGACGATGGGACGATGGTCGTGGTGGAAGATGGGAAGTTCTACATCAATGAAAAAGTCGATGTAGTCGTAACGAGTGCCTTACAAACGGATGCTGGCCGAATGATTTTTGCCCGGCTAGCGCACGCTAATCGCGGTATCCCAGATCATGCTGAAGATAGTAATAAGCATAACAATAATCACAATAACAATCGAAACAACCGGCGTTAA